In Gopherus flavomarginatus isolate rGopFla2 chromosome 1, rGopFla2.mat.asm, whole genome shotgun sequence, a single genomic region encodes these proteins:
- the ASCL1 gene encoding achaete-scute homolog 1, whose amino-acid sequence MASASPAKMDSGASQFLQPACFFAAAQSVQPPPPPPLSPAGRQPSPASKAAAAAPKPVKRQRSSSPELMRCKRRLNFSGFGYSLPQQQPAAVARRNERERNRVKLVNLGFATLREHVPNGAANKKMSKVETLRSAVEYIRALQQLLDEHDAVSAAFQAGVLSPTISPGYSHDMNSMAGSPVSSYSSDDGSYDPLSPEEQELLDFTNWF is encoded by the coding sequence ATGGCCAGCGCCAGCCCTGCCAAGATGGACAGCGGCGCCAGCCAGTTCCTGCAGCCCGCCTGCTTCTTCGCCGCCGCCCAGAGCgtgcagccgccgccgccgccgccgctgaGCCCGGCCGGCCGCCAGCCCTCGCCGGCCAGCAAGGCGGCAGCAGCTGCGCCCAAGCCCGTCAAGCGGCAGCGCTCGTCCTCCCCGGAGCTGATGCGCTGCAAGAGGCGGCTCAACTTCAGCGGCTTCGGCTACAGCCTCCCGCAGCAGCAGCCGGCGGCCGTGGCGCGGCGGAACGAGCGGGAGCGGAACCGGGTGAAGCTGGTGAACCTGGGCTTCGCCACCCTCAGGGAGCACGTCCCCAACGGGGCGGCCAACAAGAAGATGAGCAAAGTGGAGACGCTGCGCTCGGCCGTCGAGTACATCCgcgccctgcagcagctgctggacgAGCACGACGCCGTCAGCGCCGCCTTCCAGGCCGGGGTGCTGTCCCCCACCATCTCGCCCGGCTACTCCCACGACATGAACTCCATGGCAGGCTCCCCCGTCTCCTCCTATTCCTCCGACGACGGGTCCTACGACCCGCTGAGCCCCGAAGAGCAGGAGCTCCTGGACTTCACCAACTGGTTCTGA